The following DNA comes from Rhipicephalus microplus isolate Deutch F79 chromosome 6, USDA_Rmic, whole genome shotgun sequence.
GCGTTCTCAGAATCTTTTATTTAACTTAAAACTATAAAAATGTTTGTGTGAAGCTGTGGTAAATACTAGCCCTACTCATCCAGCGTTCTCCTTTCAAACAAATTGCATAGAACCTAATATTTCACTGAGTTGAATGTCTTCATAGGTCTGTTTTATTGCAGCCGAAACGAATTGGCGAGTCCTGCAAAATTACCACTGAATGCGAAGAAGGACTGGGCTGCTTACAGCAGGACCACGTCGAAACTTGCCAGTGGTTGCCATTGTTTGGGGAAAACTGTTCCCCTTATCAGATCAAAGGCGGGGTCTACAAAGAGAATGGTCCTTGTCTTAACGGAGATGGTGAGGAGAACATTTTAACTCTGTACTGAAGAAACGAGGGTTGTAGTTTATAAGACTCAAAGATGCACGGTTCCTGACCCTATGCAAGTACAGAAGAAGGGGAAGTCGAAGGTTTCCAGAACACTTTTTCATGTATTTCTATGGAAGcgtggcctggaaacttctgaccAGGCCACGCTTTCATAGAAACGCTTTCAAGGGACATTTTACTAATGCTTTCCATTTCACATGAGGTTATTACTGCAGCGGCGTATGGGTCGGCAATACAGATGAACTAATTTTAGATAGTATACTGGTTTTGGTCAATTTATATACAATTTACATCAAATTGTTTTCATCCTGTCTAGCTGCTAGATGCTGTTCAACTTCTTCAATACGCTTCAATAGACTAGTTATTCAACAATATGTGCGCTAACTTTCACTTTTGCCTTTTACGCAGGCTACTGCGTCAATGGAACATGCATCGCTTAGCAGTATGCCCCTTTTTTATCAAAGGGTATGTAACTTCGAGACGTGATTATTGCACATTTCATTGTGTATTGTAGTTGGCAAATTCTCAAATAACAGCGGCAACTGCATACTCCAGCATACCAACCAAGCTTTTCGTTTCTTAAGTCCTTGCTTTTAGCAGATATTTGCGAGAGAGACAGAATAAACGTTTCTTCAGTGCAAGTGAACTGTACGCCCAAGGTGGGCACCCTCCTCTAATCAGTTAGCCGCGGGCTTTCGCGATCTCCCGCACCCGTTCAACCAGGCTGCATGGGTTATTAAGGTCTCCGGGTCCGTTATAACTTGGACTCCAAGTGTTCTTCGATTCTTGCGTTTTATAAACATCCTGATGACATATCATAGTGTCTCGCAAGTTTACAAGGCGAGAGACTTGAACGTGCTACCGGCTTCTTTCTCTGTTTCATCTTTGGTTCTCGCTATGAAGCATAGCCATTCGCCAGCCTGAAGTGAGATTGTATTGCTATGAAAGAACAAGACAATGGATTGTCAGatttccccccctccccccaagacAGTCTGACACCCGCTGTTTGGCCACGCGGTCGTCCACAGTGCTCGAATGATTTTTTTCACTGTTAGGACACCTACGAAACATTTGGTGCCGGCGCTGGGCGTAGAGTGTCTTACAGGGTGCTCGGTATAGAGTATCATGTGGCATAGAGTGTGCGTGACATCCCAGTGCTTCGAGATGTACGCAAAATACAAATAACATTACCACGTGACATGCCCACTCACACGCCTATATGCGACGTGATTGTAGTACTTCCTTGAGTTTCGCGTAAAAACGACCACAGCTTTTTTCTTCATGTGTGGTCACTTAGAAGACGATAGTGCAGCGACGATGGTGGCGGCTATTCGATGGCGCATCTGTTTTTGCGGTCCCATAAGCATTCTCCGCTGCGTATTTTGTCGTTAACCACTGCTAGAGAAGCAAGTCATTTGTACTCGCTTAGTTAGGGATCACTGCGGTGCCGTAGCGCAAGCGGGAAAGCCATGTGGTATTTTTTTAATTTGCTGCATTCTGCAGTAAGTAGAAAAGCACACGTACTTGGTGGTTAAAACTATCCAATTCGATGCTTTGAAAACGAATGACCACCTTTTCAAGAGGACCCGTTTCCGCGCTTCATTAGTAGAATAGTGGTTAACTCAACTAGCCGACAAAACAATCTTTAAGGACACAAGAAACGGTGTCACCGCTTCCATGCAACAGTCAGAAACATATCATTTTTTAAGAAGGGAAAAGAAGCAATAACTACTTCTGGGAGAGTTTCAGCAATTATTTATAATTGGTATGTAAAAAGAAATTTATTTTTTCTGTAGCAACGCATCTTCAAATTAAAAGAATAAAAATCGTACGCTGTAAACGCATGCGTGACGCGTATCGGGTATAACTTGTTTGGACCGAAGAAAAATAATACTTTTGATGCTGATCCTGGAAAGCAACACATAGACTGGTTTGTCCCACATTGCAATGCATTCGCCAACACGATCAGCTACAGTTTTATACATCATATGATGATTATTCAAGATGTCTTAAATTGCAAAAGGTTCATAACATCCTCTGCACAATGTATCATGTTCATCCTTGGCCAATATTTCGAAGAGCTTCAAAACACCTTGGACACTGTGGCTCAAGAGGACACTCTTTTACCCGTAGTCTACGTCCTCTTAAACATGCCCCTTGCACAAACCTCAAGCTTCGTTACCGTTGCTGTGGTGCCACTCGACACGCTCCCGAAACCTACTTCTTCTTTTATGGCGTTGAGAAGCGTCTGCTTTCGAATTGATGCGCTCATAGACCGCATACAAATGTCGAGGCGTCGTTGTTTAGAAATGACGACATCCGTGAGTATAAAGGCGACATTCCAGCTGCAGAATAAAAAAAGGTCACTGCCATATCCACAAAATTattgatgttagaggagcttgctcgtaGATGATCGGGCAACCCGTGAATTCTCCGTACACATACCCCACCATCACATATAGACGTGCCAACGCTGTTATATATTACGGGCTGTCACCGCAGGGTCTTCGTGGTGAGCCCGAGTTGCTGCTGCGTTGCAAGCCCGCCACACTGCTGCCTCGGCCTCTGATATGTTCATGCAGCGTAGGGGTAGAAGAGTGTTCACTGCGTGAGCTTCCGGTAGAGAGGAAAGAACCGCACCTGCCGAGTGGTATGCACCGCCTTCGGCGGTGGCGCACCATGTAGTGAGCATTCCTTAAATCATCAAAAAGCCACCGCCTTGAGCAGCGGCGCGCCATATCGAGAGCATTGTTGGAATCAGCAGACGTCTCTTTCATTGGTGACGCACAATCTAGAAAGCATTTCTGAAATCACCGGAGAGGTGTACACGCCGCCACAGCCGGACAAGGCAACACCATGAAAAGCTTGCCAGACAAGCATCTACAAAACAAGGTGTCAAGTTGCTAAAGCACGACACCTTGACACTTCAGTTTGGTCGCTAGCATCCTGCGTTTAATCTTAAGCAACTCGCATTAGGGTTTGCGCAATATTTTCAGTACTGAATTCGCAAAGACCACCTTTGAAGCTCTAACTTGTCCCTACAGAACAGGTCCATACGGAGTAGAATCAAAACTATTTCCTTCAATAAATTATCTCTTTTAAGACTTTATTACGCTTGAAAGTGCCTCCCATTTAACTCTCCCAtctctgtttctttttgttcttgaCTTGGGAACATTTAAATGAGCCCCCGTTGGTATGAAGAGAATTCTCATAATACTATGGGCGTGTGCGTGCTGAGGTCCTCCGAAGTAATAATACGTGCGCACCTCTAACATGCCTACGACTGCTGTAAAAACAGGAACTATTTCCGAAGTTCACGACCACAATTTTCTCATTGCATTCCTGCAGATATATGCTGGAGTTTCCACTAAATGTGTTTGTGGCCATATTTCGCACAATATGGATTTTTAGGACATAGGAGCACTTCGGGTTAACTCTATTTTTAGCTCCCGAACCCAAAAACAATTACCTGGGGTGCTAGTATGCAGTTTTAACCTAAAATGATTGCCCACACAGCACCAAGCGTCATGTATAGTTGTGAATAATGCGATATCAAACACTGAAATTACCTTTCAAAGGCCCTAGTGGCTATATGAAGTTTCCAAGGACAGAACTGTTCATGACATCAAATGCTCAAGCAgaaaggactccggaaattcagTATGCCAGTTTCACATCATTGCACTAGAAATAATTGCTGAACAATCTTGAACATGTTCCAGCTCAATGTTCACGTCATTTATAACACCATAGCTGCTCGCCTTTACTAGTTTTATTTCTGAAACAGGCACTCTGTAATTGTACTTAGATAAAACATTTTCTTGTAAAGAGACCAATGCAGATTTCTGGCGACGTTGGTTGGCTTATCCTAAAATATGTTATTCCACTTGAATGAGTCCGCGTATGTATAAAAAAAATGTGTTGAGCGTGACTCGTGCCACCACCCTACCAACTACGGTTTGTGTTGGAACGTGAAGTGCTCAGCTGCTTCTCAAAACACTAACCAATCATTGTATTTTAAATTTAGCACCTGTAATTTTCCCACCACCCTTTTTTTAATATAACACATATTGAGTTCTACGACATCGCTCCAATTTCGTAAAGGACATAAACACATCGGCCACGCAATTCGTAGCCATTCCGGTTAGGATAAAGTGTACAATGGTGAAGAAGACTGTGGCGTTTGTTGCAAGTACATGTACAGTATAGACGTCAGCCCCATGACAGTGTAAGAAGCCTCCCAAGATTTATAATTCTGTTTATTCTCATGCCGAGTACATTTGACTTCTTCAGCTCTGATTATTTCTTAAAATTCTTTTCCAGGCATTCTTCGAACAACATAAACTTGGTAACCGGATACTATTACAAGAACTGTTTTGATGTGCTCTTGAAGAACAACCGGTGGCAAGTGTTCTCCTAACCTGAATAAAACGTGGGTTTTCGAGAGTCCAGCATTTCACTTATGCCTGCTTTTTAGAAGTCACCAAAGAGAATATCTTATTCTATTCCAAGAAACTTGGTCATTTCAAGTCTATCCCTAAAACCAGATTTCACCTCACCCTTTGTCCAAGCGCGAATGTCTGCTTCGATGTGTCTCAGTCACGCGTCTGAAGCATCGCATTGAAAGCATTTGCATCATCACACTTACTTTTCTCTGATACTTCCTGGAGTCCTTGAAAATCTCGGTGACCTTCCTCGTTCTTCCGTACAGCTTCGAGTAGCTGGCCCTTCATAAGTACTAAGTCCTTACTTTCTTGCACATAACTCTTGGTTGTTCACTTTAAATTTTCAGTCAGTCACTGCTTGATAGCCGTCGTTCTTTCGTCTTTTTTCATGCTGTGTCCATATCATTTAGATGATTATCCACGTTCACATCAACCACCCTCTTGTTTTCGATAATGTTTTAAGCCTGTCTTCAAGACTAATTTCACGCTGGGATTCTCTTAATTGGCAGCATACAAACTCAACTCCACCTTCACTGTCTCGTGCATGCTGCTAGCATAAAATTTAAATGCAATATGCCACCAGGTTTTCTTCGCCTTCCAAGTAAGAACTGGGACAGCAAACACGTACTAGCACTCGCTAAAGTTACGGCTGGCATCATTGCTCCAAGCAAACCATATCTCCCATAGCCAGATAAGAGAGATTAACACTGTCCATCTCGTCCTGTCAAACTTTTCTAtatttcattacagctgcataaCTTGTCTTTTCCTGCCTTATGTTACGTTGCAGAACATTAGAGAAGGCTTTCTTTTTTGCATACAGTGACGCGTTTTTATAGCCTCATATTACTTAGTCACGTGTACATAAAGCAGCTCTATTTCGCACTTTTTGGCGCTGAAGCTTAGCGCATTGTTTTGTCGTCTCTCTTAAGTCCCTGTTTGTTAGCGCTCACGATGTGTTACACTTCCGTTTAATAACGAACCCAAATTGCGGCAATGCTAAAGTATAGGCTTGCGTTATGTTGTTTAACATACTCATATTCATCAAGCCGCCTAAAATTTTCAACGATTCTTCATCTAATCACGCGTACGTACACGTGTTACTTCAAACCTTCTTTCTAGCACCACTGATCAATAACTGGAACAGCCTGCAGCCATAATTTGCTGTCGGTGTAGGCTTTCCGCGTGTTATGAGTAGCACTTATTAGCTTCGAATATTGCATCACATATTACGTGATTCTATCGTTCCACGGTCACTACGCTCTAATGCTACTGAGTGGCCGACGTACGTCAGCCGAGTATTCTTGCAAAGAGCCAGTTGCTTGACATAGTAAATCCAGGTACCACAGGTGCGAGACAGGtgagtgcgcaaaaaaaaaatgttcattatTAAGCAGCATAGGCTCTTAGACACGCGTTGCGATATGCGATAAACACACAAGCCGCCGCGGAAAGATTGGGCTTCGATCTCATCTTCTTCTCAATCGCTAGCCACGCTTCGCTTGTTGGTGGGCACTTCAACCAGgccagaaagaaagaaacaccTGTGTACTCAACACTACTGCTATTTTACTGTCCTAGGACGTCTATTGTAAGTAAAGTTGCTAAGCGCATACTAGGTCATAATCTTTCATTTGAGAACTCGCGAATTGACAGCTATGTGTTAGTATAGGACCACACGTGCACCTGCGCAGTGGCATTGTTctcttccatccatccgttcatctaaccgttcatccatctgtctgtctgtctgtctgtctgtctgtctgtctgtctgtctgtctgtctgtctgtttgtctgtttgtctgtctgtctgtctgtatgtatgtatgtatgtatgtatgtatgtatgtatgtatgtatgtccctccgtacgtctgtctgtctgcctgtctgttcatctgtccgtccgtccgcacctgCCGAGTTAGTCCTAGAACTAGATAGTAACGTACTAAGAGAGACatgcatgtacagacccacggcttaaagagcttcgcccctaaacggaGAAGACCACACCAACGTCAAGAAAGGTAAGTACTAATCCTTCAGCTGTTTGTTTCATGCCCTTCACATCCATCCTATGCATGCGCAAAAACACAACTCATCCTGCAAGTGGTCTCATTCTGAGGTACGTTCTTTATTTCCCCATCAGTGAAATAGATGGCGAACTGACTAAAAAGTTATTCATATTTGGTATAGCTTCAAATTCTTGCATTCCACGTGTCAGATGATTCTGAGGCCGGCCGATAACAGTGCAGCTGTACAGATCAAGGAAACACCCACATCATTTGCCGTGCACTGCCAGGAACCCTTCTACGGAAGGTTTATTTTTTGCGTCGCAGTCGTATTTCTGTAATCTTATATTAAAGACACCGCTTCGTCTGTCTCTCTGCTCTAATACTACTTCGCGCATGACAATAAAGACTTGTAGGAAACGCAGCACTCACAATCTACATCTCTCACCTGGTGTCTCTTATCACAGACTGAGTGAATGACATTATTCAGGCAAGTCAACTTGCAAAACTCCCCTAGTTTTCGAAGGGCCGAAAACACTATGCGCGTACGTCAGCCCGCTTGGCTGCTTTCTTCAAGTTATGGTAAATAGTGTGCATATACGGGATCACACCTCCTATGCTGCCCGAACACTCCAACACTTTTGCCCGTCTTACTTGCGTGGATCTTTCAGGATGCATTCAGCTACAGAGACCTCCAGCAGAACTGGGTACCCTGCATCGGTGAGATGCTTGTTTTTAGTCTGGAAAGTGGACACCAATTTGTGGTGACATAGCTTGGTCACGGCGTTTATCAAACACAAATTCATGATGCTTCTCTTTATAAGCTTTGAGTGGGccaagagaaaataaagaaaaggctTATTTGCCCGTCTgtattgtcttctttttttgttcgtttgATGTGTACCGCGTTAATGCAAGCTAGGTTCATGTTTCAGCATACAACAATAAATGCTGCCGTAACAATGCGTGGGACAAGCGTACAttgtcatcgggcgtcagaacatggaattatgacttcatagtttaaagccagtcaccctctacaaaaaacacacacgctactgcatcCTTAATGCAACGTAGTggatgcatagcaagttcgaagaTATTTCATACACCAAGTGTTTCAACTATACGCACTGGGAACACAATATCTCCATCGCATGcagcttttaaaggcgaagcttaagggtcccctaaGTTTTGTTGACCCTGTTGCTGATAATGATGGTTATTGACTTCAGCGGGCCTTGCTTGATGGCGCTTCAAACCATCCCCTCGTTGCGCTATTCAATTCACAAGTTTTGACGCCTAGTGCGATTCTACGCTGCTGTGAAGAAATATTCAATCAGTGAAAGAGACTTCTCGCATACCATGACATTCGTATAGAGTTTCTCTTTCCGAAGGAGTTTGAAGCACAGGAGTATCTGTGTGTTTGAACATCCGCTGGACACGCTGCAGGGTTGGGTTCTACTCCCCCTCAATACCAAAGGTGCTCTCTTGATATATTTGCATGTATCTCAGACTTTCAATCCAGAACAAAGCTGAATTTTTTCCCCAAACCATAGACGCCGACGCCGGAGTTTCTGCGGAACAATATCTCGAACACAATCGCGTAAGAAGTGTCATTCTTTACTAGTAATACAGCGTCAGGCTTGCCTGGCCACAAAAAGTAGCAGCTTGGGAAAGCTGCACTGCCATAACGTTCAGACACTATAGCCCAACTGAGAATAAATTAGGTGcgggtgagagaaaaaaaaagaaaagtgtgtgtGATACACTGTCATCCTCTTCACCCCTCCGTTCCTGGTTTTATTTTATTCTGAGTTTCGCTGCACTCGCGCAAAGTTTTGTGCAGCATGACTTCTTTTCTATAAAAAAACCTAATTAAAAACAAGAACACAACGCTAAACAACGCGAAAGAACAAAGGATACCTGAGTGTCTTTCACTTTGAAAACAGCTGTGATCAAAATTGTATGTTTTCTCGTTGTAACGTGTACTCAAAAAGTCAGTTCTTATTGACAAATCTGTCATCTGTTTAAGCCAAACTGATCCGGATCACGTAAACCAGTGATGAATAAACAATCGTAACCAAAGCTCCAATGACTTTGTTTCACTTGAGTCCTAGTCATCTCCTATCATACATTCGTTCCAGGATTAGTTCGTCTTGGGTGAGAGCCTACTTGCTGAAACACACGGCGTTCCAGAGCATACCTCGAGAGCAAGAGGTCTAGTGATGTGCTTCTTTCTAACCTTCAGTGCTGCATTTCAAGTTTTCCGCAACAGCATCATGTCCTTCTTTCGCTTCAATATTGTATATTTCACATAGAAGGTAACAAAATGAAGGTATCGGACGCTGATTTTTCCATGAAGAagccctccctccctctctccctcctttccttcctcccttccttccttccttcctttcttcgttACGAGCGCAGCTATCAAAATTTCGAATGACTGCAATAAACATTTTCGTGAAGATGAGCACCCCCTCCTTTCCGGGCTGTTGCGCGGAAGCACAAAGGCCCCCCTCACCACCTCGACAGTACACTTTTGGGGGGTCACGCCCGTTAGCAACAGCCCAGACAGGACTGTCGTCACACCAAAGGAGCTTTCAGTGAATAGGTCCAAGATACCGAGAACAAAGAAATCCTGCCGACAGACCGCTGTGGAAAGACCATTATGTGGAGAGATTATTCCTGCTGCACGACTACTCATTGTTTTACGCTTATGCTGCAAACACGGCACGTACAGAAGCGCAAAGAGAAAATTGCTTCTGTCGGGTAATACCGCTATGTTGTTCATTCGCTGCCATTTAGACATAGTTTAAGAGCCTCTACAAGTTTAGATGAATTCCTTCATTCTATGAAAGATAATTAGATATTTTTTACTCCTGAATGCCGGTGGTAGTGGGAGTACATTCGCATAATAAATTTTGAGCTCTGTCGGTGAACAAGCGCACTAACAAAAATGTTTAGTGTAGGCGCAACCGTAATCTCGGTAGAAAAAAACTCCGCTTTTCTCCGTTCTTTTTACAGTGGGCTtagcttttctaaaaaaaaaggcCCGCCCTGCTCGAAATGCCctgcactgtcacagcgaaagctcaaagagtggcctttcagagcctttttttacACTATTTGAGTAACTGCTGCGAGCACACTTGCTGGCTACCCACTAGCCATAAGTAGTCCTAATTGTTGTGTGGTATAGGCTGGcgttcactatgccatcctttataattcttcggagaagcgtggtatccgctacacacttccTAAGAATATtgcgaaatatttttttttgcgttggcTGACGACTATGAAGAATTATGACTGCAGCATTGAGTTTCCTAAGTATAcactggagggaactctggcgatAGTGTCTAAGAAAGCTGCaccgcacggcgcttcagtgagcatgagaattctgggtagtacacggatttgtctaatcttcatacttctagctccatgtgtgttcgtgtggttcggagctctttttttttcacaaaacgaTATCAGCAAATGTTCCACGGTTGCATTCCCCACTTTAATCTTTTACGCTTACCGTTTAAAAttaggtcacgaagttcaaacgggttccttctttctttcaaaCCAAACCGAAATACAGTGTAGCGGGCGATGACGCCGGTGATTGCGATAATATTATTAgtgtgcgcataccaattcgtacgcgcgtgccccgccgcggtggtctagtggctaaggtactcggctgctgacccgcagggcgcgggttcgaatcccggcagcggcggctgcatttccgatggaggcggaaatgttgtaggcccgtgtgctcagatttgggtgcacgttaaagaaccccaggtggtctaaatttcggagccctccactacggcgtctctcataatcatatagtggttttgggacgttaaaccccacatatctatctatctatctatctaccaatTCGTACGCGCACAGATATAAAATAATGCGCACGGCGCAGACGCGGCCAACATGCCTCACGTTATCTCCGGAGGGCCGCGGAAGATACGCAGCCATGCCCCTTTTGGTTGTCGctttcgaagcctgtttttctttgaaaaaaaactaGTCTTGTCCCAAACTTCAAAGAGTGTAGGTGCCTTATTTTCGCGCCTCCGTGAGGCGAGTACGCTAcaaagtggtgacccggacgttTGGAAAAACAGCAGCCCTGTCAGACGAGGAAGGCACTTTAAGCTCACCCACAACCAACGCTTCGGAGTTAAAACTTTCTCATTTCTGGCCCAAAACACCCAGGGTGTGGTTCAGCCAAATTGAGGCCTGCTTCGAGCTTCGACGCATCACATCACAGCAGTCGAAATACCTGCACGTCGTTTCAGCACTGCCACCTGACATCGCTGACGCCGTAGACGATGTGCTCGCCTCCACTCCATCGGAGAAGCCCTACGACGAACTAAAAAGCACCGTCCTGAAACGTCTTGAGGCGTTCGAACTGAGCAGGCTGCAACAACTCCTGTCTCATGAAGAGCTCGGTGACCAGCGTCCCTCACAACTACTCCACCGGATGCGTCAGCTGCTGGGCCAACAAGCGTCAGAAGAGCGTCAACATCCATTGCTTCGCGAGTTGTTTTTGCAGACACTGCCACAGTCAACACGGATGATACTCGCTGGCTCGGATGACGTGACTCTCGAACGTCTGGCTCAACTCGCCGACCACATCACCGACTGAACTGAGCCACAAAAAATGTCTATTGCTGCAACAGGAAGGCCCGAACATGCAGGCCGGTTAGGTCGCTTAGAGGACAGAGTCGACcgactggctgcagcagttgaaaaccTCGCCCTGTCCAACAAACACCGGCCTGCACGGCATCGTTCGGTGTCGCGTGCTCGAAGCCCGCAGCACCGCGGAGACTCAAGCGAGGCAGAGCAGAACATCTGCTGGTTCCACCGTCGTTTTAGAGAGCAAGCCACTCGCTGCACCCATCCATGCTCGTGGACGGGAAACGCACCGGCCAGTCGCTAACGGCAGAAAGCGACACGGGCCATCGTTCAAGCCGCCTCTTCTTCTTTGTCGACCGCATCACCGGCACACGCCTTTTTGCCGATACCGGAGCGGAGCTATCTGTACTACGAGCAGCAGCTCAACATCGCCGAGGCGGCAAGTCCATTTCGAGCCTAATTGCAGTCAATAATACTGCTATTGCAGCATATGGAGTCCAGTCAATGGCGATAGAAATCGGACTCAGGCGTACATATTGATGGCTCTTAGTTGTGGCCGACGTCAGAATTGCCATCCTGAGAGTGGACTTTCTGAGCCACTTCAATCTTGACGTCCGCGTTCGTGATCGTCGTCACAAGGATACCGTCACTTCGCTTGCTGTTATCGGACTGAAGTCTGACCTGTCCTCATGCGGCATTTGCACTTTCAACCCAGAGTCAAACTTTCAAAAGATTCTGGCTGAATTCCCTGAAATCACCAGACCTCGGCACACCGAACTGCCAACCAAACACAAGGTGACGCATCACATTGTCACCAGCGGACCGCCCGTTACCGCTAGACTTAGGAGACTCGCTGGACAAAGACATGAAGTCGCTCGCCGTGAGTTCGACCACATGCTCCAACTTGGCATAATTCGACCTTCTTCCAGCAACTGGTCTTCCGCGCTGCACATGGTGCCAAAAAAAAGTCTGGTGACTGGTGGCCTTGTGGTGATTATCGGGCACTCAATGCTGTGACAACGGCAGACCAATATCCTCTCCCCCACATTCATGATTTCAGCGCTCGCCTCGCGGGAACGACCATCTTCTCTAAGCTGGATCtgatggccacttattaccagaTTCCAGTAAAACCAAGCGACATCCCAAAGACGGCCTTGACAACGCCTTTCGGCATCTTTGAATTTTTTTGTATGCCGTGCGGACTGAAGAACGTGGCACAAACTTTCAAGCTTTTCATGAATGAGGTCACTCGCGGActgctttttgtttttgtctacttAGAC
Coding sequences within:
- the LOC142765980 gene encoding uncharacterized protein LOC142765980 codes for the protein MILRPADNSAAVQIKETPTSFAVHCQEPFYGRVWFSQIEACFELRRITSQQSKYLHVVSALPPDIADAVDDVLASTPSEKPYDELKSTVLKRLEAFELSRLQQLLSHEELGDQRPSQLLHRMRQLLGQQASEERQHPLLRELFLQTLPQSTRMILAGSDDVTLERLAQLADHITD
- the LOC142764879 gene encoding uncharacterized protein LOC142764879 isoform X2, with protein sequence MEARKVPTMRLCSMIWAPLVLLILASHSLGFDIIFPEKGCLEIPKRRTMGPTVPLSAPQPKRIGESCKITTECEEGLGCLQQDHVETCQWLPLFGENCSPYQIKGGVYKENGPCLNGDGILRTT
- the LOC142764879 gene encoding uncharacterized protein LOC142764879 isoform X1, translating into MEARKVPTMRLCSMIWAPLVLLILASHSLGFDIIFPEKGCLEIPKRRTMGPTVPLSAPQPKRIGESCKITTECEEGLGCLQQDHVETCQWLPLFGENCSPYQIKGGVYKENGPCLNGDGYCVNGTCIA